In a single window of the Rhodamnia argentea isolate NSW1041297 chromosome 2, ASM2092103v1, whole genome shotgun sequence genome:
- the LOC115738681 gene encoding peptidyl-prolyl cis-trans isomerase CYP59, with protein sequence MSVLVVTSLGDIVVDLHADRCPLTCKNFLKLCKIKYYNGCLFHNVQKDFTAQTGDPTGTGTGGNSVYKFLYGDQARFFMDEIHLDLKHSKTGTVAMASAGENLNASQFYFTLRDDLDYLDGKHTVFGEVAEGLETLTRINEAYVDEKGRPYKNIRIRHTYILDDPFDDPPQLTELIPDASPEGKPKDEVVDEVRLEDDWVPLDEQLGPAQLEEAIRAKEAHSSAIVLESIGDIPDAEIKPPDNVLFVCKLNPVTEDEDLHTIFSRFGTVVSADVIRDFKTGDSLCYAFIEFENKDSCEQAYFKMDNALIDDRRIKVDFSQSVAKLWSQYRRKDSQAAKGKSCFKCGASDHMARECSGSSTRQPPSKYILKEDNAQRGGDDSRYEMVFDEDAPKSPSHEKKRRGRDDQDDRHKMSRRIAEDTKFGDKEMRHSVDKHRQSERSKHREDEMSRDGKASEAGRRRIDRDYPEELRDREKNMERHRDRDGNRGDYRDYKKGRADIENHKDRRGGENYSRKGAAYDDGREVGGAAKRKDSDDDHHADRRGYGESRKGTRDEDGDGRGRRDDPSYRRSNGHKDSFNGGREEQKYRSRETDGKSHQERSHRGASRR encoded by the exons ATGTCGGTGCTGGTCGTGACGAGTTTAGGGGACATAGTGGTGGATTTGCATGCTGATAGGTGCCCTTTGACCTGCAAAAACTTCCTCAAGCTCTGCAA GATCAAGTACTACAATGGGTGTCTGTTTCACAATGTACAGAAGGATTTCACAGCACAGACAGGCGACCCCACTGGGACAGGAACAGGCGGCAATTCTGTTTATAA ATTTCTGTATGGTGATCAGGCTCGCTTTTTCATGGATGAGATTCATCTTGATCTAAAACACTCCAAGACGGGAACGGTTGCCATGGCAAGTGCTGGAGAAAATCTCAATGCTTCTCAG TTCTATTTCACATTGCGGGATGACTTGGATTATCTTGATGGAAAGCACACG GTGTTTGGTGAAGTTGCAGAAGGTCTTGAGACATTGACTAGGATTAATGAAGCTTATGTGGATGAGAAGGGGAGACCGTATAAGAACATAAG GATCAGGCACACATATATACTGGATGACCCTTTTGATGACCCTCCCCAGCTAACTGAGTTGATTCCTGATGCTTCTCCTGAAGGAAAGCCGAAAGATGAG GTGGTTGATGAGGTTCGACTTGAAGATGATTGGGTACCTTTGGATGAGCAACTGGGCCCAGCTCAGCTTGAGGAGGCTATTCGTGCTAAGGAAGCGCACTCTAGTGCAATTGTGCTTGAGAGT ATTGGGGATATTCCTGATGCTGAGATAAAGCCTCCAGACAATGTGCTCTTTGTTTGTAAACTGAATCCAGTTACCGAA GATGAGGACTTGCATACAATCTTTTCACGATTTGGAACAGTGGTATC GGCTGATGTCATCCGTGATTTTAAGACTGGTGATAGTTTATGCTATGCATTCATAG AGTTTGAGAACAAAGATTCATGTGAGCAGGCATATTTTAAG ATGGACAATGCCTTGATTGATGATAGGAGGATAAAGGTGGATTTTAGCCAGAGTGTTGCAAAACTTTGGTCCCAGTACAGACGAAAAGATAGCCAAGCGGCTAAAG GAAAAAGTTGCTTTAAATGTGGGGCTTCGGATCACATGGCCAGGGAATGTAGCGGAAGCTCCACTAGACAGCCACCTTCAAAGTACATTCTGAAGGAGGACAACGCACAGAGGGGGGGAGATGACTCTAG GTATGAAATGGTCTTTGATGAAGATGCACCAAAAAGTCCAagtcatgaaaagaaaaggcgagGCCGAGATGACCAGGATGATAGACATAAGATGAGCAGGCGAATTGCGGAGGACACAAAATTCGGTGATAAAGAAATGAGGCACTCTGTTGATAAGCATAGGCAGAGTGAAAGAAGTAAGCATAGAGAGGACGAAATGAGTCGAGATGGTAAAGCTAGTGAAGCTGGTAGGAGAAGGATTGACAGGGATTATCCGGAAGAGCTGAGAGACCGAGAGAAAAATATGGAGAGACACAGAGACAGAGATGGTAACAGAGGTGATTATCGAGATTATAAAAAGGGAAGAGCAGATATTGAGAATCATAAAGACAGGAGAGGTGGTGAAAACTATAGTAGAAAGGGTGCTGCTTATGATGATGGCCGTGAAGTTGGGGGAGCTGCTAAGAGAAAAGATTCCGATGATGATCACCATGCAGATAGGAGAGGGTATGGAGAGTCTAGGAAGGGAACAAGAGATGAAGATGGCGATGGACGGGGAAGGAGGGATGACCCTAGTTACAGGAGAAGCAATGGTCACAAAGATAGCTTCAATGGTGGAAGGGAAGAGCAGAAGTATAGAAGTCGAGAGACAGATGGCAAGAGTCATCAGGAGAGAAGCCATCGAGGCGCTAGcaggagatga
- the LOC115738639 gene encoding auxin-responsive protein SAUR72, producing the protein MKRLIRRLSRVADSSEYCLLRSEPKAARRPPRRAEDSFRVAAARMRRSGTGAAAVPQGHVPVYVGEEMERFVVSAEMLNHPVFIGLLNRSAQEYGYEQKGALRIPCHVVVFERVLESLLLGHDSLDLLSALSLDDPCF; encoded by the coding sequence ATGAAAAGGCTGATCCGGCGGCTGTCCCGAGTGGCCGACTCCTCCGAGTACTGCCTCCTCCGCTCCGAGCCCAAGGCCGCGAGGCGCCCGCCGCGCAGGGCGGAGGACTCCTTCAGGGTGGCCGCCGCCAGGATGCGGCGGTCGGGGacgggggcggcggcggtgcCGCAGGGGCACGTGCCGGTGTACGTAGGGGAGGAGATGGAGAGGTTCGTGGTGAGCGCGGAGATGCTGAACCACCCGGTGTTCATCGGGCTGCTCAACAGATCGGCGCAGGAGTACGGGTACGAGCAGAAGGGCGCCCTCCGCATCCCCTGCCACGTCGTCGTGTTCGAGCGCGTCCTCGAGTCTCTCCTCCTCGGCCACGACTCCCTGGATCTGCTCAGCGCTCTCTCCCTCGACGATCCTTGCTTTTGA
- the LOC115738637 gene encoding uncharacterized protein LOC115738637 produces MAADVSMSRVVEYLKNTKKKDDDKPQPVPVLMLHHHDHPSKESTPPPMTRDLLGLEFQSSQELVDLDSHVPSGWEKRLDLKSGKVYIQRCSSQALPATSSLKHHQPINSAPPHFQDLNFPPSPTKLAFNGSDDAFLDLKLLTSSSPSTSCNYQSVCTLDKVKSALERADREPSKKRSPFWKSPPSSPLYSLASSSIKETREEDSNQEMSAIATCCPSCLLYVLISKTNPKCPRCNYVVPLPSSKKPRIDLNISI; encoded by the exons ATGGCTGCGGACGTGAGCATGAGCAGAGTGGTGGAGTACTTGAAGAATACGAAGAAGAAGGACGACGATAAGCCGCAACCGGTGCCGGTGCTGATGCTCCACCACCACGATCACCCCAGCAAGGAATCCACGCCGCCTCCCATGACTCGAGACCTGCTTGGCCTTGAGTTCCAGTCGTCCCAAGAGCTGGTTGACCTCGACTCCCACGTCCCTTCTGGCTGGGAAAAGCGCCTCGACTTAAAG TCAGGGAAAGTCTATATCCAACGTTGCAGCTCCCAAGCTCTGCCCGCCACATCGAGCCTCAAGCATCATCAACCCATCAATTCAGCGCCTCCTCACTTTCAGGACCTGAACTTCCCTCCTTCGCCCACCAAACTTGCTTTCAACGGTTCTGATGACGCGTTCTTGGACCTCAAGCTACTCACCTCTTCTTCGCCGTCTACGTCCTGCAATTACCAGAGCGTCTGCACTCTCGATAAAGTCAAATCCGCGCTCGAGAGAGCGGACAGAGAACCGTCCAAGAAGAGATCTCCGTTTTGGAAATCGCCGCCGTCGTCCCCTTTGTATTCGCTGGCTTCGTCTTCGATCAAGGAGACCCGAGAGGAGGACAGCAATCAAGAGATGTCGGCAATTGCTACCTGCTGCCCCAGCTGTCTACTTTACGTGTTGATCTCCAAGACAAATCCCAAGTGCCCCCGTTGCAATTATGTTGTTCCATTGCCGAGCTCGAAGAAGCCTCGAATAGATCTCAACATATCCATCTGA